In Stieleria varia, one genomic interval encodes:
- a CDS encoding YkgJ family cysteine cluster protein has translation MNVAAETALPVTDCTGCGVCCLHMGHPTFNLEPDQLQAVVAGKNVDAGQMGQAARADLQRWLEMPVRLRDETLATILSYQPPADGELDGRCTWLDAKTNQCLHHEHRPQVCRDFEVGRSQCLAWRQSYSSLLRP, from the coding sequence ATGAACGTGGCTGCTGAGACCGCATTGCCGGTGACCGATTGCACCGGCTGCGGCGTGTGTTGTCTGCACATGGGCCATCCGACATTCAATTTGGAGCCGGATCAGCTCCAGGCGGTGGTTGCTGGAAAGAACGTCGACGCTGGCCAGATGGGCCAGGCTGCCCGGGCGGACCTGCAACGCTGGTTGGAAATGCCGGTGCGTTTGCGTGACGAAACCCTCGCGACGATCTTAAGTTACCAGCCGCCTGCCGACGGTGAGTTGGACGGTCGCTGTACGTGGCTGGATGCCAAGACAAATCAGTGTTTGCATCACGAACATCGGCCCCAGGTCTGCCGAGACTTTGAGGTCGGACGATCGCAATGTCTGGCTTGGCGTCAAAGCTATTCTTCGTTGCTCCGCCCCTAG
- the thiC gene encoding phosphomethylpyrimidine synthase ThiC — protein MSFPPTRRVLGAEETMSKTQILAAQAGEITPEMEFCARREDLPVETIRDEVAAGRMVIPANKVHAAGALEPMCIGVAAKCKINANIGNSAVTSNVDEELQKLHTAVHHGADTVMDLSTGKDIDNIRRQIIEKSPVPIGTVPIYQMLEELGGNIEDMNAQHFLDMVEHQAKQGVDYMTIHCGVKLEHLHLSINRITGIVSRGGSLIAKWMMSHNKQNPLYDAFDDLCDIMREYDVTWSLGDGLRPGSIADASDAAQFAELEVLGELTKRGKANGTQVMVEGPGHVPMHQIQMNMEKQAELCDGAPFYVLGPLVTDIAPGYDHITSAIGAALAGWHGAAMLCYVTPKEHLGLPNEEDVKQGVIAYKISAHAADLARGRKGAQDRDDALSRARFAFDWNEQFRLSLDPETAQRYHDETLPQDTFKSAHFCSMCGPKYCSMKITEDIRKMAQEKELVQLPTAE, from the coding sequence TTGAGTTTTCCGCCGACTCGGCGGGTTTTGGGAGCAGAGGAGACTATGAGTAAAACGCAGATTTTGGCCGCGCAAGCAGGTGAGATTACCCCCGAGATGGAATTCTGCGCTCGGCGCGAAGATCTGCCGGTGGAGACCATCCGGGACGAGGTCGCAGCGGGACGAATGGTCATCCCCGCCAATAAAGTCCACGCGGCGGGAGCCTTGGAGCCGATGTGCATCGGTGTGGCGGCCAAGTGCAAGATCAACGCCAACATCGGCAACAGCGCCGTGACCAGCAACGTCGACGAAGAGCTGCAGAAGCTGCACACCGCGGTTCACCATGGTGCCGACACGGTGATGGATCTGTCGACCGGCAAGGACATCGACAACATCCGTCGCCAGATCATCGAAAAGAGCCCCGTGCCGATCGGAACCGTGCCGATCTATCAGATGCTGGAAGAACTCGGCGGCAATATCGAAGACATGAACGCCCAGCATTTCTTGGACATGGTCGAGCACCAGGCCAAGCAAGGCGTTGATTACATGACGATCCATTGCGGCGTCAAACTGGAACACCTGCACCTGAGCATCAACCGCATCACCGGCATCGTCAGCCGAGGTGGCTCGTTGATCGCCAAGTGGATGATGTCGCACAACAAACAGAACCCACTTTATGATGCGTTCGATGATCTCTGTGACATCATGCGTGAGTATGACGTCACTTGGTCGCTCGGCGACGGGTTGCGTCCCGGTTCGATCGCCGACGCGTCCGATGCGGCTCAGTTTGCCGAGTTGGAAGTGTTGGGTGAGTTGACCAAACGCGGCAAAGCCAACGGCACTCAGGTGATGGTCGAAGGTCCCGGTCACGTGCCGATGCACCAGATCCAAATGAACATGGAAAAGCAAGCTGAGCTGTGCGACGGCGCTCCGTTCTATGTCTTGGGGCCGTTGGTCACCGACATCGCACCTGGATACGATCACATCACCAGCGCCATCGGTGCCGCGCTGGCCGGATGGCACGGCGCAGCGATGTTGTGCTACGTCACTCCCAAGGAACACCTCGGGCTGCCCAACGAAGAAGACGTCAAGCAAGGCGTGATCGCGTACAAGATTTCCGCACACGCGGCGGACTTGGCTCGCGGTCGCAAGGGTGCCCAAGATCGTGACGATGCGCTCAGCCGCGCCCGTTTCGCGTTCGATTGGAACGAGCAGTTTCGTTTGTCGCTCGATCCGGAAACGGCGCAGCGGTATCACGACGAAACGCTGCCGCAGGATACCTTCAAAAGCGCCCACTTCTGCAGCATGTGCGGACCCAAGTACTGCTCGATGAAAATCACCGAGGACATCCGCAAAATGGCCCAAGAAAAAGAGTTGGTTCAATTGCCGACCGCAGAATGA